The DNA segment CACCGGCGGAGCGGGCGAACTTGGCGCCGCCACCGGGACGGAGCTCGATCGCGTGGATCGTGGTACCGACCGGGATGTTGCGGAGCGCCAGGTTGTTGCCCGGCTTGATGTCGGCCCCGGGACCGTTCTCCACGCGGTCACCCTGCTGCAGGTTGCGCGGGGCGAGGATGTAGCGCTTCTCGCCGTCGGCGTAGTGCAGCAGCGCGATGCGCGCGGTGCGGTTGGGGTCGTACTCGATGTGCGCGACCTTCGCCGGCACGCCGTCCTTGTCGTGACGACGGAAGTCGATCACGCGGTAGGCGCGCTTGTGGCCACCACCCTGGTGGCGGACGGTCACACGACCGGAGTTGTTACGGCCACCCTTGCTGTGCAGGGGGCGGACCAACGACTTCTCCGGCGTGGACCGCGTGACCTCGACGAAGTCGGCGACGCTGGAGCCACGACGGCCCGGCGTAGTCGGCTTGTACTTGCGGATTCCCATTTCTCAGTCCTCGTCCGATATCGGACGATCCGGACCGCCCTCAGGCGGTCGGACCGCCGAAGATGTCGATACGGTCGCCCTCAGCGAGGGTCACGATCGCGCGCTTGGTGGACGCGCGCTGGCCGAAGCCCGTGCGGGTCCGCTTGCGCTTGCCCTGGCGGTTGATCGTGTTGACTCCGGTGACCTTGACCTCGAAGACCGTCTCGACGGCCTGCTTGATCTGGGTCTTGTTGCTGCCCGGGGCGACGACGAACGTGTACTTGTTGTCGTCGAGGAGCGCGTAGCTCTTCTCGGACACGACCGGCTTGATCAAGATGTCACGGAGGTCCGTGAACGCCTTGCTGACCGGCGTGACGACGGTGTTCTTGCCCTCGGCGGCGTGGCGACGCGCCTTCTTGACGCGCGCCTCCTTGGCCTTCTTCGCGGCCTTCGAGGCAATGGCGGGGTGACGGATGGCCATCAGACCTCGCTCCCTTCGGTGTCATTGGCCTTCGGGCCCGACACGAAGGACTCGAACGCGGCCTGGGTGAAGACCACGTCGTCCGAGACGAGAACGTCGTACGTGTTCAGCTGGCCCGGCTCCAGGATGTGGACCTGGGGCAGGTTGCGGGCGGACAGCCACGCGGCCTCGTCGGCGCGCTCGACGACCAGGAGCAGGTTCTTGCGCTCCGAGATCTTGCCGAACAGGCTCTTCGCGGCCTTCGTGGACGGGTTGTCGCCCTCGATCACGCCGGAGACGACGTGGATGCGGTTGTTGCGGGCCCGGTCGGTGAGGGCGTGGCGCAGGGCCGCGGCCTTCATCTTCTTCGGGGTCCGCTGCGAGTAGTCACGCGGCACGGGACCGTGCACGACGCCACCACCGGCGAACTGCGGCGCGCGAGTCGAACCCTGACGGGCGCGACCGGTGCCCTTCTGGCGGTAAGGCTTCTTGCCACCACCACGGACTTCACCGCGGGTCTTGGTCTTGTGCGTGCCCTGGCGGGCAGCGGCCAGCTGTGCGACGACGACCTGGTGGAGCAGCGGAACGCTGATCTTCTCTACGTCGAAGATCTCCGCAGGGAGCTCGACGGAACCGGCCTTGTCGCCCGCCGGCGAAAGGATGTCAACAGTGCTCATCGGTTACCTCAGGCCCCCTTGGCCGCAGTGCGGACCAGGACGAGGCCGCCGTTCGGACCGGGAACCGCGCCCTTGATGAGCAGCAGACCCTTCTCCGCGTCAACGGCGTGGACGGTCAGGTTCTGGGTGGTGACCCGCTCGTTGCCCATGCGACCCGCCATGCGGAGGCCCTTGAACACACGGCCCGGGGTGGCGCAGCCACCGATGGAACCGGGAGAGCGGTGCTTGCGCTGGGTGCCGTGTCCGGCGCCGAGGCCCTTGAAGTTGTGACGCTTCATGACACCGGCGAAGCCCTTGCCCTTGCTCTTGCCGGTCACGTCCACCTTGACGCCGGCCTCGAAGACCTCCGCGGAGATCTCCTGACCCAGCGTGTACTCGGAGGCGTCCGCGGTGCGGATCTCGACGAGGTGGCGGCGGGGAGTGACGTCGGCCTTGGCGAAGTGACCCTTGAGGGGCTTGTTCACCTTGCGCGGGTCGATCTCGCCGAAGGCGATCTGGACCGACTCGTAGCCGTCGGCGTCGTTCGTACGGACCTGGGTGACGACGTTGGGGCCGGCCTTGACGACGGTGACCGGAACAACACGGTTGTTCGCGTCCCACACCTGCGTCATGCCGAGCTTCTCGCCCAGGATGCCCTTGATCTGCTTAGCCATTCTCAGATCACCGGCCCTCAGAGCTTGATCTCGATGTCGACACCGGCCGGGAGGTCGAGTCGCATCAAAGAGTCAACGGTCTTGGGAGTCGGGTCGAGGATGTCGATCAGGCGCTTGTGCGTGCGCATCTCGAAGTGCTCGCGCGAGTCCTTGTACTTGTGCGGCGACTTGATGACGCAGTACACGTTCTTCTCAGTGGGCAGCGGCACCGGGCCCGCGACCGACGCACCAGTGCGCGTCACCGTCTCGACGATCTTCTTCGCCGAGGAGTCGATGACCTCGTGGTCGTAGGCCTTGAGCCGGATGCGGATCTTCTGTCCCGCCATGGCTACTCAGTAGTCCTGTCTCTCTAACGCTCTGGAACCCGGAGTTCCCTTGACCTCCTCCGACCCACGCGGTCGGGTGTGTCGCGCCCCCGCTGACACAGATGCCCCTTGATCGAACATCCCTGCGTGGGAACACGGCCCTTCCGGAACCGCAAGCCGGGAGCTAGGAGGCCCACCGGGTGCCTGGTCGGCGTCGCACTGTCACTTCCCGAAAGATTCCCGTACGTCCGCCCC comes from the Streptomyces sp. NBC_00443 genome and includes:
- the rplB gene encoding 50S ribosomal protein L2; amino-acid sequence: MGIRKYKPTTPGRRGSSVADFVEVTRSTPEKSLVRPLHSKGGRNNSGRVTVRHQGGGHKRAYRVIDFRRHDKDGVPAKVAHIEYDPNRTARIALLHYADGEKRYILAPRNLQQGDRVENGPGADIKPGNNLALRNIPVGTTIHAIELRPGGGAKFARSAGASVQLLAKEGSMAHLRMPSGEIRLVDVRCRATVGEVGNAEQSNINWGKAGRKRWLGVRPTVRGVAMNPVDHPHGGGEGKTSGGRHPVSPWGQKEGRTRAPKKASNKYIVRRRKTNKKR
- the rplW gene encoding 50S ribosomal protein L23, with translation MAIRHPAIASKAAKKAKEARVKKARRHAAEGKNTVVTPVSKAFTDLRDILIKPVVSEKSYALLDDNKYTFVVAPGSNKTQIKQAVETVFEVKVTGVNTINRQGKRKRTRTGFGQRASTKRAIVTLAEGDRIDIFGGPTA
- the rplD gene encoding 50S ribosomal protein L4, giving the protein MSTVDILSPAGDKAGSVELPAEIFDVEKISVPLLHQVVVAQLAAARQGTHKTKTRGEVRGGGKKPYRQKGTGRARQGSTRAPQFAGGGVVHGPVPRDYSQRTPKKMKAAALRHALTDRARNNRIHVVSGVIEGDNPSTKAAKSLFGKISERKNLLLVVERADEAAWLSARNLPQVHILEPGQLNTYDVLVSDDVVFTQAAFESFVSGPKANDTEGSEV
- the rplC gene encoding 50S ribosomal protein L3; amino-acid sequence: MAKQIKGILGEKLGMTQVWDANNRVVPVTVVKAGPNVVTQVRTNDADGYESVQIAFGEIDPRKVNKPLKGHFAKADVTPRRHLVEIRTADASEYTLGQEISAEVFEAGVKVDVTGKSKGKGFAGVMKRHNFKGLGAGHGTQRKHRSPGSIGGCATPGRVFKGLRMAGRMGNERVTTQNLTVHAVDAEKGLLLIKGAVPGPNGGLVLVRTAAKGA
- the rpsJ gene encoding 30S ribosomal protein S10; protein product: MAGQKIRIRLKAYDHEVIDSSAKKIVETVTRTGASVAGPVPLPTEKNVYCVIKSPHKYKDSREHFEMRTHKRLIDILDPTPKTVDSLMRLDLPAGVDIEIKL